Proteins from a single region of Meriones unguiculatus strain TT.TT164.6M chromosome 21, Bangor_MerUng_6.1, whole genome shotgun sequence:
- the Fam237b gene encoding protein FAM237B — translation MDSAARRWFYLLLGCIMLFHLTNADFEFQKGVLGSVSPSITEDIDLQCWDTCSLALIDLKELKIEHSADAFWNFMLFLQKSQRPGHYNVFLNIAQDFWDMYIDCLLSRSHGMGRRQVLPSKYHFPQKMAEGGDLKVYLRK, via the coding sequence ATGGATTCTGCTGCAAGAAGATGGTTCTATCTTCTCTTGGGCTGCATCATGCTGTTCCATCTCACCAACGCTGACTTCGAATTTCAAAAGGGGGTGCTTGGCAGCGTCAGTCCCAGCATCACAGAAGACATAGATCTCCAGTGCTGGGACACCTGCTCTCTGGCACTGATAGACCTGAAGGAACTCAAGATAGAGCACAGCGCGGATGCTTTCTGGAATTTCATGCTGTTCTTGCAAAAATCTCAGCGCCCTGGCCATTACAACGTCTTCTTAAACATAGCCCAAGACTTCTGGGACATGTACATAGACTGCTTGCTGTCGAGGTCTCATGGGATGGGCAGAAGACAGGTGCTCCCTTCCAAGTATCATTTCCCGCAGAAAATGGCAGAAGGTGGTGATCTGAAGGTATACCTACGCAAGTAA